Proteins encoded by one window of Dietzia sp. B32:
- a CDS encoding tyrosine recombinase XerC — translation MGQVSTTESGGGGPSALFGGVVDDFVEYLRTSRGRSEATVRSYQSDVRGLLTHLAGDAGGRTTAADLRAALTLPALRGWLAAQVGAGAARSTVARRVAAARSFSGWAARTGLVNTDIGARLEAPRARRHLPEVLDVAQAAETMRTTELGASEGDPIALRDRLVVELLYSCGVRVAELCGLDVDDIDTERRLLRVVGKGDRERAVPYGAPAERAVRAWLEGGRPALATARSGPSLLVGARGGRLDPRTARRIVNEVTDATPGAPRVSPHALRHSSATHLLEGGADLRHVQELLGHSTPATTQIYTHVSADRLRSAYRGAHPRA, via the coding sequence ATGGGGCAGGTGAGCACGACGGAGAGTGGTGGGGGCGGCCCGTCGGCGCTGTTCGGAGGCGTGGTCGACGACTTCGTCGAGTACCTCCGCACCAGCCGAGGCCGGTCCGAGGCGACTGTCCGTTCCTATCAGTCCGATGTCCGTGGTCTCCTCACCCACCTCGCGGGCGACGCCGGCGGACGCACCACCGCCGCGGACCTGCGGGCGGCGCTCACCCTCCCGGCCCTGCGCGGGTGGCTCGCCGCGCAGGTCGGCGCCGGGGCGGCACGGTCGACGGTCGCCCGCCGGGTGGCCGCCGCCCGCTCCTTCAGTGGGTGGGCCGCCCGGACAGGTCTGGTGAACACCGACATCGGAGCCCGTCTCGAGGCGCCCCGCGCCCGGCGCCACCTGCCCGAGGTTCTCGATGTCGCCCAGGCCGCCGAGACGATGCGCACGACCGAGCTCGGTGCGAGCGAGGGGGATCCGATCGCCCTCCGCGACCGGCTGGTGGTGGAGTTGTTGTACTCCTGCGGGGTCCGGGTGGCCGAGCTGTGTGGGCTCGATGTGGACGACATCGACACCGAAAGGCGGCTGCTGCGGGTGGTGGGCAAGGGGGACCGCGAACGTGCCGTCCCGTACGGCGCCCCCGCGGAGCGTGCCGTGCGCGCCTGGCTCGAGGGCGGGCGACCGGCACTGGCCACCGCCCGGTCCGGCCCGTCCCTGCTCGTCGGGGCGCGGGGAGGGAGACTCGACCCCAGGACGGCACGGCGGATCGTCAACGAGGTCACCGACGCCACTCCCGGCGCGCCGAGGGTCTCACCGCACGCACTGAGGCACAGCTCGGCGACGCACCTGCTCGAGGGCGGGGCGGACCTACGGCATGTGCAGGAGCTGCTCGGGCACTCCACTCCGGCGACCACACAGATCTACACGCACGTCTCGGCGGACCGGCTCCGTTCCGCCTACCGGGGTGCCCATCCCCGCGCCTGA
- the dprA gene encoding DNA-processing protein DprA, producing MGSESGVAVPSEVREAYAYLGAVAERPTAQLWDLVDAVGPVRARELIRSGEVDEALTGQTAARRDLVDGAQLLGAADEVGARLVVPGDPGWPEYALEPLDRPRGRRRDGTGGVPTALRPLGLWWRGPADPARVLGRAVAVVGTRAPTPYGRAVTADLCAGVSAEGFTVVSGGAFGIDAAAHRAVLGVRGTTIAVLAGGVDRLYPRGNDAMLREVAATGAVVSAQPPGTGVTRYRFLDRNRIIAALTGATVVVEAAARSGALSTAAWASALDRPVGAVPGPVTSVASVGCHLLLRERGAVLVGRSSDVVELAGRMGETSPVPRGEDGAWDGLDDSTRRIMEALPTRGGAAPAEIAASAGIAPVTTRAVLGRLLSTGAAVRGPEGWRRAGGGVQMSFPVG from the coding sequence GTGGGGTCTGAATCCGGGGTGGCGGTTCCGTCGGAGGTGCGCGAGGCCTATGCCTATCTGGGAGCGGTGGCCGAGCGTCCGACTGCCCAGTTGTGGGACCTGGTGGACGCGGTGGGGCCGGTGCGGGCTCGGGAGCTGATCCGCTCCGGAGAGGTGGACGAGGCCCTGACCGGCCAGACCGCGGCGCGGCGGGACCTCGTCGACGGGGCACAGCTGTTGGGGGCGGCCGACGAGGTGGGCGCCCGGCTCGTGGTGCCCGGGGACCCGGGGTGGCCGGAGTACGCACTCGAGCCTCTGGACCGGCCGCGGGGACGGCGGCGTGACGGGACGGGAGGGGTGCCCACCGCGTTGCGCCCGCTCGGACTGTGGTGGCGTGGCCCCGCCGACCCGGCGCGGGTGCTGGGCAGAGCCGTCGCAGTCGTCGGGACCCGGGCGCCCACTCCGTACGGGAGAGCGGTGACCGCCGACCTGTGCGCCGGGGTGTCCGCCGAGGGGTTCACCGTGGTGTCGGGAGGCGCTTTCGGGATAGACGCCGCGGCTCACCGTGCTGTGCTCGGCGTCCGCGGCACCACGATCGCGGTGCTGGCGGGCGGGGTGGACAGGCTCTACCCGCGAGGCAACGACGCGATGTTGCGGGAGGTCGCGGCGACCGGCGCGGTGGTCTCGGCCCAACCGCCCGGGACCGGGGTGACCCGTTACCGCTTCCTCGACCGGAACCGGATCATCGCCGCCCTGACCGGCGCCACGGTGGTGGTGGAGGCGGCCGCCCGCAGCGGCGCCCTCAGCACGGCGGCGTGGGCGTCAGCGCTGGACCGTCCGGTCGGAGCGGTACCGGGGCCGGTGACCTCGGTCGCCTCGGTGGGGTGCCATCTGCTGCTCCGGGAGCGGGGTGCGGTGCTGGTCGGGCGTTCGTCCGACGTGGTCGAGCTCGCTGGCCGGATGGGGGAGACATCCCCGGTGCCCCGGGGCGAGGACGGGGCGTGGGACGGTCTGGACGACTCCACCAGACGGATCATGGAGGCGCTGCCCACCCGAGGGGGTGCTGCGCCTGCCGAGATCGCGGCGTCGGCGGGCATCGCACCCGTCACCACGAGGGCGGTGCTCGGTCGGCTCCTGTCCACTGGGGCCGCGGTGCGGGGCCCGGAAGGGTGGCGCAGGGCCGGCGGCGGGGTGCAGATGAGCTTCCCGGTGGGGTGA
- a CDS encoding YifB family Mg chelatase-like AAA ATPase, with product MALGRTWAVTLQGVGGQLVEVEADVGRGLPGVSIVGLPDSAVLQARERMRAAVINSGLTWPAGKVVLSLSPAALPKRGSGFDLPLAVGTLIASGELPGAGVDGTLLVGELALDGRVRPVRGVLPAVLAAREAGLRRAIVPAANLAEARLVGGIDTAGADSLATLAAWCRGAGSLVTDAPEPRAVNGRPHTDLAEVHGQDDCRRAVEVAAAGGHAVLLRGAPGTGKTMLARRLPGLLPDLGERDALEATAIHSVMGQLAPRDPLLRRPPFVAPHHSASVAALVGGGNNVARPGAVTLAHRGVLFLDECAEFPGRVLDSLRTPLEDGEVRIARRDGISVFPARFQLVMAANDCPCGSARPDACTCTPDARRRYGRSLTGPLRDRIDIAARTLPIGSGLFAVGEGEDTAAVRRRVSTARAAAAERWAGCPDAAGARANAEVPGRVLRSVWGLDRRALHPLDRALAHGVLSPRGVDRCLRLAWTVADLEGATVPGEEHVAEALVLRGEE from the coding sequence GTGGCGCTCGGTCGGACCTGGGCGGTCACGCTGCAGGGGGTCGGGGGACAGCTGGTGGAGGTCGAGGCCGACGTGGGCCGCGGGCTTCCCGGGGTCAGCATCGTGGGGTTGCCGGACTCGGCGGTGTTGCAGGCGCGGGAGCGGATGCGGGCCGCCGTGATCAACAGCGGGTTGACCTGGCCGGCGGGCAAGGTCGTCCTGTCGTTGTCCCCGGCGGCGCTACCCAAGCGGGGATCTGGTTTCGACCTGCCGCTCGCGGTGGGCACCCTCATCGCGAGCGGGGAACTGCCCGGGGCGGGGGTCGACGGCACCCTGCTGGTCGGCGAGCTCGCACTGGACGGCCGGGTCCGGCCGGTACGCGGGGTCCTGCCCGCGGTGCTCGCGGCGCGGGAGGCCGGGCTGCGACGGGCGATAGTCCCTGCCGCGAATCTCGCGGAGGCCCGGCTGGTCGGGGGCATCGACACCGCCGGCGCGGACTCGCTCGCGACGCTCGCGGCGTGGTGCCGGGGTGCGGGCTCCCTGGTCACGGACGCCCCGGAGCCCCGCGCGGTGAACGGACGACCCCACACCGATCTCGCCGAGGTGCACGGGCAGGACGATTGCCGGCGCGCTGTGGAGGTCGCGGCGGCCGGCGGGCACGCCGTGTTGTTACGCGGTGCACCGGGTACGGGCAAGACCATGCTCGCGCGTCGCCTTCCGGGGTTGTTGCCCGACCTGGGGGAGCGGGACGCCCTCGAGGCGACGGCGATCCACTCGGTGATGGGACAGCTCGCTCCCCGCGACCCGCTGCTGCGACGCCCGCCGTTCGTGGCGCCACACCATTCGGCGTCGGTGGCCGCTCTCGTGGGCGGGGGCAACAACGTCGCCCGTCCCGGGGCGGTGACGCTCGCCCATCGGGGGGTGCTGTTCCTCGACGAATGCGCCGAGTTCCCCGGCCGGGTGCTGGACAGCCTGCGCACTCCACTCGAGGACGGGGAGGTCAGGATCGCCAGGCGTGACGGAATCTCGGTATTCCCGGCCCGCTTCCAACTGGTGATGGCGGCCAATGACTGCCCGTGTGGGAGTGCGCGGCCGGACGCCTGCACGTGTACCCCGGATGCCCGGCGACGCTACGGCCGGTCGCTGACCGGACCGCTGCGCGACCGCATCGACATCGCCGCGCGGACGCTCCCCATCGGTTCCGGACTGTTCGCCGTGGGAGAGGGCGAGGACACCGCCGCGGTCCGGCGGAGGGTGTCGACGGCGAGGGCGGCCGCCGCGGAGAGGTGGGCGGGGTGCCCGGATGCCGCAGGGGCGCGGGCCAACGCCGAGGTTCCCGGACGGGTCCTGCGATCGGTGTGGGGGCTCGACCGCCGGGCGCTGCACCCGCTGGACCGGGCCCTGGCGCACGGGGTGTTGTCCCCGCGCGGGGTCGACCGGTGCCTGCGCCTGGCGTGGACGGTCGCGGACCTGGAGGGCGCCACCGTGCCGGGTGAGGAACACGTGGCGGAGGCGCTCGTGCTGAGAGGGGAGGAGTGA
- a CDS encoding YraN family protein — MTGDQGPGGRSAGDGAVGSGVAGGGVDPRRRTGRLGEDHAAGLMEARGGVVISRNWRCRAGELDLVVLDAAGRLRFVEVRARTSTRFGTPAESVTAEKRRRLRRLAAHWLSENPGRWRQVCFDVVGVDLADPSRPRLELFEDVL, encoded by the coding sequence ATGACGGGGGACCAGGGGCCTGGCGGGCGATCGGCGGGCGACGGTGCGGTGGGCAGCGGTGTGGCAGGGGGCGGTGTGGATCCCCGCCGACGGACGGGGCGGCTCGGCGAGGACCACGCGGCGGGGCTGATGGAAGCCCGGGGCGGCGTGGTGATCAGCCGGAACTGGCGGTGCCGGGCCGGCGAGCTCGATCTCGTCGTCCTGGACGCCGCGGGGCGGCTGCGGTTCGTGGAGGTCCGAGCCCGCACGAGTACGCGCTTCGGCACGCCCGCCGAGTCGGTCACCGCGGAGAAGCGACGGCGGCTACGCCGTCTGGCCGCCCACTGGCTGTCGGAGAACCCGGGCCGGTGGCGCCAGGTCTGCTTCGACGTGGTGGGCGTGGACCTGGCCGACCCCTCTCGTCCTCGGCTCGAGCTGTTCGAGGACGTGCTGTAG
- a CDS encoding DUF2469 domain-containing protein, protein MSAEDLENYETEMELSLYREYRDIVGQFTYVVETERRFYLANAVELIPRSADGEVYFDVRMSDAWVWDMYRPARFVKYVRVLTFKDVNIEELDKPELRLPE, encoded by the coding sequence ATGAGCGCCGAGGATCTGGAGAACTACGAGACCGAGATGGAGCTCTCGCTCTACCGCGAGTACCGCGACATCGTCGGCCAGTTCACCTACGTCGTCGAGACGGAGAGGCGCTTCTACCTCGCCAACGCCGTGGAGCTGATCCCGCGGTCCGCGGACGGGGAGGTCTACTTCGACGTGCGGATGTCCGACGCCTGGGTGTGGGACATGTACCGTCCTGCGCGTTTCGTGAAGTACGTCCGGGTGTTGACCTTCAAGGACGTCAACATCGAGGAGCTCGACAAGCCGGAACTGCGGCTCCCGGAGTAA
- a CDS encoding ribonuclease HII, whose amino-acid sequence MTRRDGRLALEAALSRRGLGPVAGVDEAGRGSCAGPLVVAACVLGDRLHPELADLDDSKKLSAATRDRLHDVVLRRASAVSVVVIESDRIDERGIHRCNLEGMRRAVAALDPAPGFVLTDGFAVDGLGCQSTSVIGGDAVVASIAAASVLAKVTRDRIMVDLDSRYPGYGFAAHKGYSTTSHARAIEQLGPSDVHRMSYANVRRAAQAHSRSSTR is encoded by the coding sequence GTGACCCGGCGCGACGGACGTCTGGCGCTCGAGGCCGCACTGTCGCGACGGGGCCTCGGGCCGGTCGCCGGCGTCGACGAGGCGGGGCGTGGATCCTGCGCCGGTCCGCTCGTGGTGGCGGCGTGCGTGCTGGGCGATCGACTCCACCCCGAGTTGGCAGATCTCGATGATTCCAAGAAACTCTCCGCCGCGACCAGGGACCGTCTGCACGACGTGGTGCTGCGGAGGGCCTCGGCGGTGAGCGTGGTGGTGATCGAATCGGACCGGATCGACGAGCGCGGGATCCACCGGTGCAACCTCGAGGGGATGCGTCGTGCGGTCGCCGCGCTGGACCCGGCGCCCGGTTTCGTCCTGACCGACGGGTTCGCCGTCGACGGGCTCGGGTGTCAGTCCACCTCAGTGATCGGGGGTGATGCGGTCGTCGCATCCATCGCCGCCGCGAGTGTCCTCGCGAAGGTGACGCGGGATCGGATTATGGTGGACCTCGACTCGCGGTATCCGGGATACGGCTTCGCCGCGCACAAGGGATACAGCACCACGAGTCACGCCAGGGCGATCGAGCAGCTCGGTCCCAGCGACGTCCATCGGATGTCGTACGCCAACGTCCGTCGCGCCGCGCAGGCGCATTCGAGGAGCAGCACGAGATGA
- the lepB gene encoding signal peptidase I — protein sequence MSSTDTPGHDTAEPGSRDDGAPAHGVEKKGQPWYIEIPLLVVIALVLVFVFQTFVGRVYQIPSESMQPTLHGCAGCTGDRIFVDKITYRFGDPRPGDVVVFKGPDSWNEGYQSIRSDNPAIRTLQNIGGVIGIVPPDQNDMVKRVIAVGGQTVGGCSPDGGLLVDGQPLDEPYLKEDPSPVKNPLNCAFGPVTVPEGNYWVMGDNRGNSADSRFHMGDEFQGTVPGENIIGKVRAIILPFNRIGTVSSPDITAE from the coding sequence GTGAGCAGCACCGATACGCCTGGACATGACACCGCCGAGCCGGGGTCCCGTGATGACGGGGCCCCGGCTCACGGCGTCGAGAAGAAGGGCCAGCCCTGGTACATCGAGATCCCGCTACTGGTGGTGATCGCACTGGTCCTGGTGTTCGTGTTCCAGACCTTCGTTGGTCGCGTCTATCAGATTCCGTCCGAATCCATGCAGCCCACGCTGCACGGGTGCGCGGGGTGTACCGGCGACCGCATCTTCGTGGACAAGATCACCTACCGGTTCGGTGACCCACGACCCGGGGACGTGGTGGTGTTCAAGGGGCCCGATTCGTGGAACGAGGGCTACCAGTCCATCCGCTCGGACAACCCGGCGATCAGAACCCTCCAGAACATCGGCGGCGTCATCGGCATCGTCCCGCCCGACCAGAACGACATGGTCAAGCGCGTCATCGCCGTGGGGGGTCAGACCGTCGGAGGGTGCTCCCCGGACGGCGGGCTGCTGGTCGACGGCCAGCCGTTGGACGAGCCGTACCTCAAGGAAGACCCCTCGCCGGTCAAGAACCCCCTCAACTGTGCCTTCGGGCCGGTGACCGTCCCGGAGGGCAACTACTGGGTGATGGGGGACAACCGCGGGAACTCCGCGGACTCCCGATTCCACATGGGGGACGAGTTCCAGGGAACGGTGCCCGGGGAGAACATCATCGGCAAGGTCCGGGCGATCATCCTCCCGTTCAACCGGATCGGGACGGTGTCCTCCCCGGATATCACCGCGGAGTGA
- the rplS gene encoding 50S ribosomal protein L19, whose amino-acid sequence MNTLDFIDNKSLRSDIPDFRPGDTLDVHVKVIEGSKERIQVFKGVVIRRQGGGVRETFTVRKVSFGVGVERTFPVHSPTIDRIDVLVRGDVRRAKLYYLRELRGKAAKIKEKR is encoded by the coding sequence ATGAACACTCTCGACTTCATCGACAACAAGTCACTCCGGTCCGACATCCCGGACTTCCGTCCCGGTGACACCCTCGACGTTCACGTCAAGGTCATCGAGGGCTCGAAGGAGCGCATCCAGGTCTTCAAGGGTGTCGTGATCCGTCGCCAGGGCGGCGGCGTCCGCGAGACGTTCACCGTCCGCAAGGTCTCGTTCGGCGTCGGCGTCGAGCGCACGTTCCCCGTGCACTCGCCCACCATCGACCGCATCGACGTCCTCGTCCGCGGTGACGTGCGCCGCGCCAAGCTGTACTACCTGCGTGAGCTCCGCGGCAAGGCCGCGAAGATCAAGGAGAAGCGCTGA
- the trmD gene encoding tRNA (guanosine(37)-N1)-methyltransferase TrmD: MRLDVVTVFPDYLAPLRLALIGRAADRGIVEVGIHDLRDWTHDVHRSVDDTPFGGGPGMVMRPTVWGEALDDLVPTSPPAAPDTEDADARPLLIVPTPAGRPFTQPDAHRYARRRHLLFACGRYEGIDQRVVDEAATRMDVEEVSIGDYVLIGGEVAVLVIAEAVTRLLPGVLGNRRSHEEDSFSDGLLEGPSYTRPEVWRDRPVPGILKTGDHAKIARWRRDESLRRTAERRPDLLRSVELNRADLATLSEVGWVTPTD, from the coding sequence ATGCGGCTTGACGTCGTCACCGTCTTCCCCGATTATCTCGCCCCGCTCCGGCTGGCGCTGATCGGTCGCGCCGCAGACCGGGGCATCGTCGAGGTCGGGATCCACGATCTGCGCGACTGGACGCACGACGTCCACAGGTCGGTCGACGACACGCCGTTCGGCGGCGGGCCCGGAATGGTCATGCGGCCGACGGTGTGGGGCGAGGCCCTGGACGATCTCGTGCCGACGTCGCCGCCCGCGGCCCCGGACACCGAGGACGCGGACGCGCGGCCGCTCCTGATCGTCCCGACCCCCGCGGGTCGACCGTTCACCCAGCCGGACGCGCACCGATACGCCCGACGCCGCCACCTGCTGTTCGCCTGTGGCCGCTACGAGGGGATCGACCAGCGTGTCGTCGACGAGGCGGCCACGCGAATGGACGTCGAAGAGGTGAGCATCGGCGACTATGTCCTCATAGGGGGAGAGGTGGCGGTCCTCGTCATCGCCGAAGCGGTCACCCGACTCCTGCCCGGGGTGCTGGGGAACCGACGCAGCCACGAAGAGGACTCCTTCTCCGATGGTCTGCTCGAGGGGCCCAGCTACACCCGGCCCGAGGTGTGGCGCGACCGTCCGGTGCCGGGGATCCTCAAGACCGGTGATCACGCGAAGATCGCGCGATGGCGCCGGGACGAGTCGCTGAGACGCACCGCCGAGCGGCGGCCTGACCTCCTCCGGTCCGTCGAGTTGAACCGTGCCGACCTGGCCACCCTCTCGGAGGTCGGCTGGGTCACCCCCACCGACTGA
- the rimM gene encoding ribosome maturation factor RimM (Essential for efficient processing of 16S rRNA) — translation MELVVGRVVKSHGVRGELVVEVRTDSPDERFAVGTRLVGRVGRGDQATDRDVTIEAARQHSGRLLVRLVGVADRDTADGLRGMLLLVDSDALQDPEDPDEFHDHQLVGLRVLDTAGAVLGEVTEIVHTPAGELLNIRLAVGTDALVPFVSEMVPEVDIAAGTCVIDPPEGLLDLGTS, via the coding sequence ATGGAACTCGTCGTGGGACGTGTCGTCAAGTCGCACGGCGTCCGCGGGGAGCTCGTGGTGGAGGTCCGCACCGACTCCCCGGACGAGCGGTTCGCGGTCGGGACCCGTCTCGTCGGGCGTGTGGGCCGTGGGGACCAGGCCACCGATCGCGACGTCACCATCGAAGCCGCCCGGCAGCATTCCGGGCGGCTTCTGGTGCGTCTGGTCGGCGTCGCGGACCGGGACACCGCGGACGGCCTCCGCGGAATGCTCCTGCTCGTGGACTCGGACGCCCTGCAGGACCCGGAGGACCCGGACGAGTTCCACGATCACCAACTGGTGGGACTCCGGGTGCTCGACACGGCGGGCGCCGTCCTCGGCGAGGTGACCGAGATCGTGCACACTCCGGCCGGCGAGCTCCTGAACATCCGGCTGGCCGTCGGAACCGACGCCCTGGTGCCCTTCGTCTCCGAGATGGTCCCCGAGGTGGACATCGCCGCGGGGACGTGCGTCATCGACCCGCCGGAGGGACTGCTCGACCTGGGAACGTCGTGA
- a CDS encoding RNA-binding protein, giving the protein MNDMVVDAVDHLVRGIVSDPDAVSVRSSGGRRGTVIRVAVAPADLGRVIGRGGRTASAIRTIVSAVGGEGVRVDVVDTDR; this is encoded by the coding sequence ATGAACGACATGGTCGTCGACGCCGTCGACCACCTCGTCCGCGGAATCGTGTCGGATCCCGACGCGGTGTCCGTGCGGTCGAGTGGTGGTCGGCGCGGCACCGTGATCCGCGTGGCCGTCGCGCCCGCGGATCTCGGCCGTGTCATCGGACGGGGCGGCCGTACCGCCTCCGCGATCCGGACGATCGTCTCCGCCGTCGGCGGGGAGGGCGTCCGGGTCGACGTGGTCGACACCGACCGCTGA
- the rpsP gene encoding 30S ribosomal protein S16: protein MAVKIKLTRLGKIRNPQYRVVVADARTRRDGRSIETIGLYRPKEEPSFIQIDSERAQYWLGVGAQPTEAVEQLLKITGDWQKFKGIEGAEGTLKVAEPKPSKLDLFNKALEDAQGEPSAEAITAKRKAEKAKKEEAKKAEQEAAKAAESGEGESASADAETAEA, encoded by the coding sequence ATGGCCGTCAAGATCAAGCTCACCCGCCTCGGCAAGATCCGCAACCCGCAGTACCGCGTCGTCGTCGCCGACGCCCGCACGCGCCGCGACGGGCGCTCCATCGAGACCATCGGCCTCTACCGTCCCAAGGAGGAGCCGAGCTTCATCCAGATCGACTCGGAGCGCGCGCAGTACTGGCTCGGAGTCGGGGCCCAGCCCACCGAGGCCGTCGAGCAGCTGCTCAAGATCACCGGTGACTGGCAGAAGTTCAAGGGGATCGAGGGCGCCGAGGGCACCCTGAAGGTCGCCGAGCCCAAGCCCTCGAAGCTGGACCTGTTCAACAAGGCCCTCGAGGACGCCCAGGGCGAGCCCTCCGCCGAGGCCATCACCGCCAAGCGCAAGGCCGAGAAGGCGAAGAAGGAAGAGGCCAAGAAGGCCGAGCAGGAGGCCGCCAAGGCGGCCGAGTCCGGCGAGGGCGAGTCCGCCTCGGCCGACGCCGAGACCGCCGAGGCCTGA
- the ffh gene encoding signal recognition particle protein, with the protein MFESLSDRLTGALKDLRGKGRLSEADIDATAREIRLALLEADVALPVVREFISRVKERAKGAEVSEALNPAQQVVKIVDAELTAILGGEERRIEFAKQPPTVIMLAGLQGAGKTTLAGKLAHWLKGQGHTPLLVACDLQRPGAVDQLRIVGERAGVPTFAPHPGTSVGGDGAVIGVQEPVSVAQRGLAHARAKMHDVVIVDTAGRLGIDEEMMAQARGIRDAVQPHETFFVLDAMIGQDAVVTAEAFREGVGFTGVVLTKLDGDARGGAALSVRELTGTPIMFASDGEKLEDFDVFHPDRMASRILGMGDVLSLIEQAETVFDAQEAEKTAAKIGSGELTLEDFLDQMLMIRKMGPIGNLLGMLPGGKEMKAAVGDIDEKYLDRIQAIIRGMTPEERADPKIINGSRRQRIANGSGVTVTDVNQLVDRFFEARKMMSRMAGQMGMPGAGRKNQRKNKKGKGKGKGRGPTQPKQRGMMPGGMPGMPGMPPGGMPDLSQLPPGLDQLPPGLEGIDLNDLKFPKR; encoded by the coding sequence GTGTTCGAATCCTTGTCCGACCGCCTCACAGGTGCGCTCAAGGACCTGCGCGGAAAGGGTCGGCTCAGCGAGGCCGACATCGACGCGACGGCCCGCGAGATCCGCCTCGCGTTGCTCGAGGCCGACGTCGCCCTGCCGGTCGTGCGGGAGTTCATCTCGCGGGTCAAGGAGCGGGCCAAGGGCGCGGAGGTCTCCGAAGCGCTCAACCCGGCCCAGCAGGTCGTCAAGATCGTCGACGCCGAGCTCACCGCCATCCTCGGCGGCGAGGAGCGGCGGATCGAGTTCGCCAAGCAGCCCCCCACGGTGATCATGCTCGCCGGCCTCCAGGGTGCGGGTAAGACCACCCTGGCCGGAAAGCTCGCGCACTGGCTCAAGGGACAGGGGCACACCCCGCTCCTGGTCGCCTGCGACCTCCAGCGACCCGGGGCTGTCGACCAGCTTCGGATCGTCGGTGAGCGGGCCGGTGTGCCCACCTTCGCCCCGCACCCCGGGACCTCCGTCGGTGGTGATGGTGCGGTGATCGGGGTGCAGGAGCCGGTGTCCGTGGCGCAGCGCGGTCTGGCGCACGCCCGCGCGAAAATGCACGACGTCGTGATCGTCGACACCGCCGGCCGCCTCGGTATCGATGAGGAGATGATGGCCCAGGCCCGGGGCATTCGGGACGCCGTCCAGCCGCACGAGACGTTCTTCGTCCTGGACGCGATGATCGGTCAGGACGCGGTGGTCACGGCCGAGGCGTTCCGCGAGGGCGTCGGCTTCACCGGCGTCGTGCTCACCAAGCTCGACGGTGACGCCCGCGGTGGCGCCGCGCTCAGCGTCCGGGAGCTCACCGGGACGCCGATCATGTTCGCGTCGGACGGCGAGAAGCTCGAGGACTTCGATGTCTTCCACCCCGACCGGATGGCCAGCCGGATCCTCGGAATGGGCGATGTCCTCTCGCTCATCGAGCAGGCGGAGACGGTCTTCGACGCGCAGGAGGCGGAGAAGACCGCCGCGAAGATCGGCTCCGGCGAGCTCACGCTCGAGGACTTCCTCGACCAGATGCTGATGATCCGCAAGATGGGGCCCATCGGGAACCTTCTCGGCATGCTGCCCGGCGGCAAGGAGATGAAGGCCGCTGTCGGAGACATCGACGAGAAGTACCTCGACCGCATCCAGGCGATCATCCGCGGTATGACCCCCGAGGAGCGCGCCGACCCCAAGATCATCAACGGGTCGCGACGCCAGCGCATCGCGAACGGCTCGGGGGTCACGGTCACCGACGTCAATCAGTTGGTCGACCGGTTCTTCGAGGCCCGCAAGATGATGAGCCGCATGGCAGGCCAGATGGGTATGCCCGGGGCGGGACGCAAGAACCAGCGCAAGAACAAGAAGGGCAAGGGGAAGGGCAAGGGCCGCGGTCCCACCCAGCCCAAGCAGCGGGGGATGATGCCCGGCGGTATGCCGGGGATGCCCGGGATGCCGCCCGGCGGGATGCCGGACCTGTCCCAGTTGCCGCCCGGACTCGACCAGCTCCCACCGGGGCTGGAGGGGATCGACCTCAACGACCTCAAGTTCCCGAAGCGCTGA